From Pontibacter actiniarum, a single genomic window includes:
- a CDS encoding ABC transporter ATP-binding protein: MSKAKKGTRDNQTQQEKKSLREQAGALKNLPKFFRMVWDTSPGLTVTNLLLRLVKAALPLAMLYVGKLIIDEVIRLIDVTGDRSLTYLWTLVALELGLAVLSDLINRGISLVDSLLGDLFSNRTSVALIEHAAKLDLAQFEDATFYDKLERARRQTVTRVVLMSQVLSQLQDIVTIAFLAVGLIAFNPWLIGILLIAVIPSFLGETHFNERSYSLSRSWTPERRELDYLRYIGASDETAKEIKTFNLSGFLAGRFKELSDRYYLLNKGITMKRAFWGSALSALGTLAYYGAYVFILFETVAGVITVGSLTFLAGSFSNMRSLLQGIMTRFSQIAESALYLQDLFDFLELQPQITPPDNPLPLPRPIQQGFTFENVGFKYHNSEKWAVRHLSFHLRAGEKMALVGENGAGKTTLVKLLARLYEPTEGRILLDGVDLREYDLNDLRHQVGIIFQDYVRFQMTASDNIAIGQISNIGNKERIQGSAQKSLADLVIQRLPGKYEQVLGKRFNNGVDLSGGEWQKVALARAYMRDAQLLILDEPTSALDARAEHEVFLRFSELIEGRTAVLISHRFSTVRMADRILFLEQGQLKELGSHEELLAQNGKYAELFQLQARGYL; the protein is encoded by the coding sequence ATGAGTAAAGCGAAGAAAGGAACAAGAGACAACCAGACACAGCAGGAGAAGAAAAGCCTGCGCGAACAGGCGGGTGCCCTGAAGAACCTGCCCAAGTTTTTCCGGATGGTGTGGGACACCAGCCCCGGCCTTACCGTTACAAACCTGCTGCTGCGTCTGGTAAAGGCCGCCCTGCCGCTGGCTATGCTCTATGTGGGCAAGCTGATTATAGATGAGGTGATTCGGCTGATAGACGTAACAGGCGACCGCAGCCTTACCTACCTCTGGACGCTGGTGGCACTGGAATTAGGCTTGGCCGTACTTTCTGACCTCATCAACCGGGGCATTTCGCTGGTGGACAGCCTGCTGGGCGACCTCTTCTCGAACCGCACTTCCGTGGCTTTGATTGAGCATGCGGCCAAACTGGACCTGGCTCAGTTTGAAGACGCTACGTTTTATGACAAGCTGGAGCGGGCACGCCGGCAAACGGTAACGCGGGTGGTGCTCATGTCGCAGGTGCTCTCGCAGCTGCAGGATATTGTCACCATTGCCTTTCTGGCCGTTGGTTTAATTGCCTTTAACCCCTGGCTCATAGGTATCCTGCTGATCGCGGTTATCCCTTCTTTTTTGGGCGAGACGCACTTTAACGAGCGCAGCTACTCCCTCTCCCGCTCCTGGACACCCGAGCGCCGCGAGCTGGACTACCTCCGCTACATAGGCGCCTCCGATGAAACGGCCAAGGAGATCAAAACCTTCAACCTTTCCGGTTTCTTGGCAGGGCGCTTCAAAGAGCTGTCGGATAGGTACTATTTGCTGAACAAAGGCATTACCATGAAGCGGGCCTTCTGGGGCAGCGCCCTTTCTGCGCTCGGCACCCTGGCCTATTACGGAGCCTACGTGTTTATACTCTTCGAAACAGTGGCCGGTGTGATTACAGTCGGTAGCTTAACCTTTCTGGCCGGCTCCTTCAGTAACATGCGTAGCCTCTTGCAGGGCATCATGACGCGGTTCTCCCAAATCGCAGAGAGTGCATTGTACCTCCAGGATCTGTTCGACTTCCTGGAGCTGCAGCCACAGATTACACCGCCTGACAACCCCTTACCTCTGCCACGGCCCATACAGCAGGGCTTTACGTTTGAGAACGTCGGGTTTAAATACCACAACTCCGAAAAATGGGCGGTTCGGCACCTGTCTTTTCACCTGAGGGCCGGGGAGAAAATGGCTTTGGTGGGCGAGAACGGCGCAGGCAAAACCACGTTGGTAAAGCTGCTGGCAAGGCTCTACGAACCAACAGAGGGACGCATACTTTTAGACGGTGTAGACCTGCGCGAGTATGACCTGAACGACCTGCGCCACCAGGTGGGTATTATTTTCCAGGACTACGTGCGCTTCCAGATGACGGCCTCCGACAACATCGCTATCGGCCAGATCAGCAACATCGGGAATAAAGAGCGGATACAGGGCTCTGCCCAGAAAAGCCTTGCCGATCTGGTTATCCAGCGCCTGCCGGGCAAGTATGAGCAGGTGCTGGGCAAGCGCTTCAACAACGGCGTGGACCTCTCTGGCGGGGAGTGGCAGAAAGTTGCCCTGGCCCGCGCCTACATGCGCGACGCCCAACTGCTGATACTGGATGAGCCGACTTCTGCCCTGGATGCCCGTGCCGAGCATGAGGTGTTTCTGCGTTTTTCGGAGCTGATAGAAGGCCGCACTGCCGTGCTTATCTCCCACCGCTTCTCCACGGTGCGTATGGCCGACAGGATTCTGTTCCTGGAGCAAGGGCAGCTAAAGGAGCTGGGCTCGCACGAGGAGCTGCTGGCGCAGAACGGCAAGTATGCAGAGCTGTTCCAGTTGCAGGCAAGGGGGTACCTGTAG